A single region of the Psychrobacter alimentarius genome encodes:
- the nrdR gene encoding transcriptional regulator NrdR translates to MHCPYCNASDTKVIDSRLAAEGAQVRRRRSCNSCQERFTTFEMVEVVMPRIIKSSSKIEPYDNEKLRRSILLPLQKRPITIDEQEAMISRVEKRVRQMGEREISSKVLGEIIMSELKALDDVAYVRFASVYRDFQDIDAFHQEIANIRPNEKD, encoded by the coding sequence ATGCACTGTCCGTATTGTAATGCGTCAGACACGAAGGTTATCGACTCGCGCCTTGCTGCGGAAGGTGCGCAAGTTCGCCGCCGCCGCTCTTGCAACAGTTGCCAAGAGCGCTTTACCACTTTTGAGATGGTCGAGGTAGTGATGCCAAGAATCATCAAGTCAAGTAGCAAAATTGAGCCTTACGACAACGAAAAATTGCGACGCTCTATTTTATTGCCTTTACAAAAACGTCCGATTACCATTGATGAGCAAGAGGCAATGATTAGCCGTGTTGAGAAGCGCGTCAGGCAGATGGGTGAGCGTGAGATTAGCAGTAAAGTCTTGGGCGAGATCATCATGAGTGAGCTCAAAGCATTGGATGATGTAGCCTATGTACGCTTTGCCAGCGTGTATCGTGATTTTCAAGATATTGACGCTTTTCATCAAGAAATTGCCAATATTCGCCCAAATGAAAAAGACTAA
- the mnmE gene encoding tRNA uridine-5-carboxymethylaminomethyl(34) synthesis GTPase MnmE, whose amino-acid sequence MAAIATPLGRGGVGVIRLSGARAYEIACTLTGKSAFTPRMASFCRFYQADGTVIDEGLVLYFKGPHSFTGEDVIELQGHGGMILQNQLLARVFELGAKQASAGEFSYRAFDNDKLDLVQAEAIADAIDATSAAAASSAIRSLSGEFSQKINQLLEQLIHLRLHVEAAIDFPDEEDVDFLSDGVIQDKLEQTQAKIQQVLATAKQGQLLRDGIHVVLAGRPNAGKSSLLNRLAGQERAIVTDVAGTTRDTLQETVVLNGLTLHLTDTAGLRETEDTVERIGIERARTAITQADMLLMVYDVTRDLEEESTPLQLAEQLFGALPEAKRLLIIANKSDLLSDSHAEKTAIASKKEIENQGYEQVNVSCETGTGIDTLIEALCTKVGFHPPENSLIARTRHIDALRRTADYLTEAHEQLTVFMAGELVAESLRQAQQSLGEITGEFSADDLLGKIFGSFCIGK is encoded by the coding sequence ATTGCTGCCATTGCAACGCCGCTTGGTCGTGGTGGGGTCGGTGTTATCCGTTTATCAGGCGCCCGTGCCTATGAGATTGCTTGTACCCTCACAGGTAAATCTGCTTTCACGCCACGTATGGCCAGTTTTTGCCGCTTTTATCAGGCTGATGGCACCGTCATTGATGAAGGGCTGGTGTTGTATTTTAAAGGCCCGCATTCATTCACTGGCGAGGATGTGATTGAGCTACAGGGTCATGGGGGCATGATCCTACAGAACCAGTTGCTCGCACGTGTATTTGAGCTGGGTGCAAAACAAGCGAGTGCGGGTGAGTTTTCTTATCGCGCTTTTGATAATGATAAATTGGATTTGGTACAGGCAGAAGCTATCGCTGATGCGATCGATGCAACCAGTGCAGCTGCCGCCAGTAGTGCCATTCGCTCTCTAAGTGGTGAGTTCTCTCAAAAGATCAATCAACTATTAGAGCAGCTGATTCATCTGCGTTTGCATGTGGAAGCGGCGATTGATTTTCCAGATGAAGAAGATGTAGATTTTTTGTCTGATGGTGTTATACAAGATAAGCTTGAGCAAACACAGGCGAAGATTCAACAAGTATTAGCGACTGCCAAACAAGGTCAGTTGTTGCGTGATGGTATCCATGTGGTGTTGGCAGGTAGACCAAATGCAGGTAAATCAAGCCTGCTGAATCGACTGGCAGGGCAAGAGAGAGCGATTGTGACCGATGTGGCTGGTACCACTCGTGACACGCTACAAGAGACGGTCGTACTCAATGGCTTGACATTGCATTTAACCGATACTGCCGGTCTGCGCGAAACAGAGGATACGGTTGAGCGCATTGGTATTGAGCGTGCGCGTACAGCGATTACTCAAGCTGATATGCTGCTAATGGTCTATGATGTGACCCGTGATCTGGAAGAAGAGAGTACACCACTACAGCTTGCCGAGCAGTTGTTTGGAGCGCTACCAGAGGCAAAACGCTTATTGATTATTGCCAATAAAAGCGACTTACTCAGTGACAGCCATGCTGAAAAAACCGCTATTGCTTCAAAGAAAGAAATAGAAAATCAAGGATATGAGCAAGTCAATGTTTCATGTGAAACAGGAACTGGTATTGATACGTTAATTGAGGCGCTATGTACCAAAGTAGGGTTTCATCCACCAGAGAACAGCTTGATTGCTCGCACGCGCCATATAGATGCATTACGCAGGACGGCAGATTACCTGACAGAAGCACATGAGCAGCTCACAGTGTTTATGGCAGGAGAACTGGTTGCTGAAAGCTTACGTCAAGCACAGCAAAGTCTGGGTGAGATTACGGGTGAATTTAGCGCGGATGATTTACTGGGTAAGATATTTGGTAGCTTCTGCATTGGTAAATAA